Sequence from the Clostridium botulinum genome:
TAGCAGCAATAATAAAAGAAAAGAACATAGCAGAAATACAAGCAGTAGGAGCTGGAGCAATAAATCAAGCAGTTAAAGCTATAGCAATAGCTAGAGGTTTTGTGGCACCAAGTGGAAAGGATATTATTTGTGTACCGGCTTTTACTGATATACAAATAGATGGAGAAGAAAGAACAGCGATAAAACTTATAGTACAACCTAGATAAGATAAAAAGCATTTAGTAATATGCATCTTAATTATTTTTAAGTTGAAATTACTCATAAAACAGTATATACTAAAATGGTTGGATGCTATATTTATTAATTAATTTTTTGTAAAGAGGTGGATATAATGGTATCAAAAGAAGTTATAGTAAAAAGTTCATCAGGTCTTCATGCTAGACCAGCAACATTATTAGTTAAGAAGGCTTCAGGATTTAAGTCAGACGTTAGTATAGAATACAATGGTAAGAAAGCAAACGTTAAGAGCTTAATAGGAGTTTTATCTTTAGCTGTAACTAAAGATGCTGCAATAAAAATTTCAGCATCTGGAGATGATGAAGCACTAGCAGTTGAAGAATTAGTTAGTTTAGTTCAATCTTTAGACGATTAATATTTATTAAAAAAGAGATGTCCCTAAAACGTATGTAGATTTAGGTGACATCTCTTTTGTTATGTGTAAATTTATAAAAGTAATATGGAATTTTTTTATAAGTAAATATAAGAATAATATTATTTATTTATTGGAAAAATATAATATTAACTATTTTAATTGACTTTTTTACTTAAATTGCTATCACATTTAAATAATAATGAAAGCAAATTCAATGATGATAAAAATATTATTATATATATGATTCTTTGAATTATAGGTATTCCAAAAGACAATATAGTTACTAAATTAATATTTAGTAAACCTATTAATCCCCAATTAAATGCACCTAGAATAACTAAAATAAAAGAGATTTTATCAAATATATTTAATTTATACATTTTATTCACTCCTAACTTAATATACATTATGTTTATATATATGATTGAAGATAAAAAATAATAACACTAACTAAATTTTTAAATAAAAATACTATCAAAATATAAAAAATATGTTATAATACGAATATTGAAATAAAAAAAATATAATATATTCGTGTGGAGGTTTTTGTATGAGAAATTTATATAGCACACCATTAAATTCAAGATATGCATCTAAAGAAATGAGTTTTATTTTTTCAGATGATATGAAATTTACAACTTGGAGAA
This genomic interval carries:
- a CDS encoding HPr family phosphocarrier protein, whose amino-acid sequence is MVSKEVIVKSSSGLHARPATLLVKKASGFKSDVSIEYNGKKANVKSLIGVLSLAVTKDAAIKISASGDDEALAVEELVSLVQSLDD
- a CDS encoding stage V sporulation protein S — encoded protein: MEVLKVSTKSNPNSVAGALAAIIKEKNIAEIQAVGAGAINQAVKAIAIARGFVAPSGKDIICVPAFTDIQIDGEERTAIKLIVQPR
- a CDS encoding DUF378 domain-containing protein — its product is MYKLNIFDKISFILVILGAFNWGLIGLLNINLVTILSFGIPIIQRIIYIIIFLSSLNLLSLLFKCDSNLSKKVN